Proteins co-encoded in one Waddlia chondrophila WSU 86-1044 genomic window:
- a CDS encoding valine--tRNA ligase has protein sequence MSTDLPKTYSAQQVEKRWYDFWEKHECFRADPSSEKPPYCIVLPPPNVTGVLHMGHALGSTIDDVLVRWKRMSGFEVLWVPGTDHAGIATQTVVERHLMKTQGKRRGDFKREAFLKLVWEWKEKNEGRILSQLKKLGCSCDWSRLRFTMDKGNNLAVRTAFKMLYEKGLIYRGDYLVNWDPVTQTAVADDEVEYEERQSSLWFFNYPLADGSGMARIATTRPETMLGDTAVAVNPEDPMFKHLIGKRLLLPIMNREIPIIADRHVDPEFGTGMVKVTPAHDPNDYEMGIEHKLPFINIMTPDGKINENGGKFEGMAMEQARKAVVEEMEQLGYLEKVEPYTNRVGVSYRSKATIEPYLSKQWFVKMSHFAPRLREIVQEEIVSLIPRNWQNTYFHWIDNLRDWCISRQLWWGHRIPIWYHKDNPDRVICYEGDGTPPEVEAEPDKWEQDPDVLDTWFSSALWPFSTLGWPNKTEELEKFYPNSAMVCGHDILFFWVARMIMMGEHLFEKAPFPEVYLHSLIFGKSYWRKDAGGGVQYCDEKERIAFDLGTKPVPKDVESKWEKMSKSKGNIIDPLEIIEDYGTDAMRMALCSSASQAWQIDLDRRKFEEFKNFANKIWNGARFIFMNLDANDPLNSKQLSEGLDESRLTLEDQWILSSLSKTVEDVNFNLSNYQFDQAATRAYDFYWNEFCAYYLEIAKPVLFGKQGSPEERKNKQKLLVIVLLQALRLIHPMAPFITEELFQKIKERFADTAEDADADPYTKEAVAALQAKACIIAPYPKVIKPEAMSSQINHAFNLMGQVVYTIRNIRGEMKIPPSVETEVFIIGNDQSTNFSTVRDNGNIIEALVRTRSLSCYVEEPLIGLSSVGIVEDLKVIIPMPKEFSEKEAIRLEKERERLEKQQEKIQGQLANENFVSKAPKALIEKTRSQLEQTENELKEVNAKLKTLR, from the coding sequence ATGTCAACTGATCTTCCAAAAACATATTCCGCACAACAGGTCGAAAAACGCTGGTATGATTTCTGGGAGAAACATGAATGTTTTCGCGCCGATCCCAGCTCCGAAAAACCTCCTTATTGCATTGTTCTCCCCCCTCCGAATGTCACTGGCGTCCTGCATATGGGGCATGCTCTGGGAAGCACAATTGACGATGTGTTAGTCAGATGGAAAAGAATGAGCGGCTTTGAAGTCTTATGGGTACCCGGCACCGATCATGCAGGGATCGCGACACAGACTGTCGTTGAACGTCATCTGATGAAAACCCAAGGAAAACGGCGAGGCGATTTCAAGCGGGAAGCGTTTCTCAAGTTAGTTTGGGAATGGAAAGAAAAAAACGAGGGACGCATTTTAAGCCAATTGAAAAAACTGGGATGCTCGTGCGACTGGAGCCGGCTGCGTTTCACGATGGACAAAGGCAACAACCTTGCCGTTCGCACGGCATTCAAAATGCTGTATGAAAAAGGTTTGATCTATCGCGGCGACTACCTTGTGAACTGGGACCCTGTAACGCAAACTGCCGTCGCTGACGATGAGGTAGAATATGAAGAGCGGCAATCGTCTCTCTGGTTCTTCAACTACCCTTTGGCTGACGGTTCAGGGATGGCAAGAATAGCAACCACACGTCCAGAAACCATGCTTGGAGATACTGCGGTTGCAGTCAACCCTGAAGATCCGATGTTCAAGCACCTGATCGGAAAACGATTGCTGCTTCCGATCATGAATCGAGAAATCCCTATTATTGCAGACCGCCATGTCGATCCCGAGTTCGGGACTGGAATGGTCAAAGTAACACCTGCGCATGATCCGAACGACTACGAAATGGGAATTGAGCACAAGCTCCCTTTCATCAACATCATGACTCCCGACGGCAAGATCAACGAAAACGGCGGAAAATTTGAAGGGATGGCAATGGAGCAAGCCCGCAAAGCTGTTGTGGAAGAGATGGAGCAGCTCGGATACCTTGAAAAAGTTGAACCCTATACCAATCGCGTCGGAGTCTCTTATCGCTCCAAGGCGACAATCGAGCCTTATCTTTCCAAGCAGTGGTTTGTAAAAATGAGCCATTTCGCTCCCCGCTTGCGGGAAATCGTCCAAGAAGAGATCGTTTCCCTCATCCCAAGAAACTGGCAAAACACCTATTTTCATTGGATCGACAACCTCCGCGACTGGTGTATCAGCCGCCAGCTCTGGTGGGGGCACCGAATCCCGATCTGGTACCATAAAGACAATCCAGACCGTGTGATCTGCTATGAAGGGGATGGCACCCCTCCTGAAGTTGAAGCCGAACCGGACAAGTGGGAACAGGATCCGGATGTGCTGGATACTTGGTTTTCATCTGCCCTATGGCCATTTTCTACTTTGGGATGGCCAAACAAAACAGAAGAGCTGGAAAAATTTTATCCCAACTCTGCCATGGTATGCGGACACGACATTCTATTTTTCTGGGTCGCCCGCATGATCATGATGGGAGAGCATCTGTTTGAAAAGGCTCCCTTTCCAGAAGTTTATCTACACAGCTTGATCTTTGGAAAGTCGTATTGGAGAAAAGATGCAGGCGGAGGAGTTCAATACTGCGACGAAAAAGAAAGGATCGCGTTCGATCTTGGAACCAAACCTGTACCAAAAGATGTTGAAAGCAAATGGGAAAAAATGTCCAAGTCCAAAGGAAATATCATCGACCCGCTTGAAATCATAGAGGATTATGGTACTGATGCTATGCGAATGGCTCTCTGTTCAAGCGCTTCTCAGGCATGGCAGATCGATCTTGACCGTCGAAAATTTGAAGAATTTAAAAACTTCGCCAACAAGATCTGGAACGGTGCACGTTTTATTTTCATGAACCTGGATGCCAACGATCCGCTTAATTCGAAACAGCTTTCTGAAGGATTAGACGAATCTCGTTTAACATTGGAGGATCAGTGGATCCTTTCGTCATTATCTAAAACTGTCGAAGATGTTAATTTCAACTTAAGCAATTATCAATTTGATCAAGCGGCAACGCGCGCATACGATTTTTATTGGAACGAATTTTGCGCATACTATCTGGAAATTGCAAAACCTGTTCTATTCGGGAAACAGGGTTCTCCAGAAGAAAGGAAAAATAAGCAAAAATTGCTCGTCATCGTTTTACTACAGGCACTCCGATTAATCCATCCCATGGCGCCATTCATTACAGAGGAGCTGTTCCAAAAGATTAAAGAGCGCTTTGCAGATACAGCTGAAGACGCAGATGCAGACCCCTATACAAAAGAAGCGGTCGCAGCTCTGCAAGCGAAAGCTTGCATCATTGCTCCGTATCCTAAGGTCATCAAGCCAGAGGCAATGAGCTCGCAGATTAATCATGCATTCAATCTCATGGGCCAGGTCGTTTACACGATCCGCAATATCCGGGGAGAGATGAAAATTCCTCCCAGCGTGGAAACTGAAGTGTTTATCATTGGAAACGATCAATCGACAAATTTCTCGACAGTCCGCGACAATGGCAATATCATTGAAGCTTTGGTGCGTACCCGCTCCTTGTCCTGCTATGTAGAAGAGCCTCTAATCGGGCTTTCATCCGTCGGCATCGTCGAAGATTTAAAAGTGATCATTCCCATGCCAAAAGAGTTTTCAGAAAAGGAAGCGATTCGGTTGGAAAAAGAAAGAGAGCGCCTGGAAAAGCAACAGGAAAAAATACAGGGGCAATTAGCGAATGAGAATTTCGTCAGCAAAGCGCCGAAAGCCTTGATCGAAAAAACGCGGAGCCAGCTTGAGCAAACGGAAAACGAATTAAAGGAAGTCAACGCAAAGCTGAAAACTCTCCGCTAA